One stretch of Clavibacter californiensis DNA includes these proteins:
- a CDS encoding LacI family DNA-binding transcriptional regulator, producing MTIDGSRPGAGAVTLADVARAAGVSVATASKALNGRAQVRDTTRRRVEEAAAALSFTPNFFAQALNSSRTGTIGMVTSDLDNRFVLPILLGAEDAFGKGSLSVLLADARDDALREQMHLQSLLTRRVDGLLIVGRTTNPRPPAPVMAGVPVVYVYAPSTGEGDVSFTPDNVMAGRLAAEHLIAQGRTRIALVNGESSYAAARDRAEGVMGALAAHGLEPVGGSSLYGQWGEAWGRDCARLLVRGGDPVDAIIGGSDHIARGVLDTLRDEGRDVPGDVAVIGFDDWDLLVREARPPLSSVAMELEHLGRAAAQRLVDMIDGETVPGVSAEPVRVVARASTGA from the coding sequence GTGACCATCGACGGATCGAGACCGGGCGCGGGCGCCGTGACCCTGGCCGACGTCGCCCGGGCCGCCGGCGTGAGCGTGGCCACCGCCTCGAAGGCGCTCAACGGCCGGGCGCAGGTGCGCGACACGACGCGTCGCCGGGTCGAGGAGGCCGCGGCCGCGCTGTCCTTCACACCGAACTTCTTCGCGCAGGCGCTCAACTCGTCGCGCACCGGCACCATCGGCATGGTCACGAGCGATCTCGACAACCGCTTCGTGCTGCCGATCCTGCTCGGCGCGGAGGACGCCTTCGGCAAGGGGTCGCTCTCCGTCCTGCTGGCCGACGCCCGCGACGACGCCCTGCGCGAGCAGATGCACCTGCAGTCGCTGCTCACCCGCCGGGTCGACGGCCTGCTCATCGTGGGCCGCACGACCAACCCGCGGCCGCCGGCGCCGGTCATGGCGGGCGTGCCCGTCGTGTACGTCTACGCGCCGTCCACCGGCGAGGGCGACGTCTCGTTCACGCCCGACAACGTGATGGCGGGGCGCCTCGCCGCCGAGCACCTCATCGCGCAGGGGCGCACGCGGATCGCGCTCGTCAACGGCGAGTCGTCGTACGCCGCGGCGCGCGACCGGGCCGAGGGCGTGATGGGCGCGCTCGCCGCGCACGGGCTCGAGCCGGTCGGCGGATCCTCGCTCTACGGCCAGTGGGGCGAGGCCTGGGGCAGGGACTGCGCGCGCCTCCTGGTGCGCGGCGGGGATCCGGTCGACGCGATCATCGGCGGCAGCGACCACATCGCGCGCGGCGTGCTCGACACCCTGCGCGACGAGGGCCGCGACGTGCCGGGGGACGTCGCCGTCATCGGCTTCGACGACTGGGACCTGCTCGTCCGCGAGGCTCGCCCGCCGCTCTCGAGCGTCGCCATGGAGCTCGAGCACCTCGGCAGGGCCGCGGCGCAGCGGCTGGTCGACATGATCGACGGCGAGACCGTCCCCGGGGTGTCGGCCGAGCCCGTGCGCGTCGTGGCGCGGGCGTCCACCGGCGCGTGA
- a CDS encoding sugar ABC transporter substrate-binding protein → MNSFPRTTRTAVAAGALVAGLALAGCSTGGGAASDGSAASGTYTFWDPYPQFDASSDWTKLVEQCGTEAGVTVERTGYDTSDLTSKALLAGQQGNSPDLLLVDNPVVSTLAEGGLLTTTEETGADVSGFEENILAAGQLGSDTFGVPIGANTLALYYNKTVLAKAGVDPATITNWASLTAALEKVTASGGKGITFSAIGTEEGSFQFLPYFWGSGADLTDISSDDAVSALTLWTDWVKEGLAPNSVIGNTQTTSWQEFLTGEYAFGENGTWQLQGVKDSGIDYGILSIPGRDGGSAPAPTGGEFLTVPVQRDQARYDVSKRIQACLTSTDNLVATDTTLSYVAPTAEAQQAQVATDPDLEPWVTAVGEAKGRTSDDLGTKYPRISEQLWKAVQNSLSGAASPQDALDEAQKAAESANG, encoded by the coding sequence GTGAACTCCTTCCCCCGCACCACGCGCACGGCCGTCGCGGCCGGCGCGCTCGTCGCCGGCCTCGCCCTGGCCGGCTGCTCCACCGGAGGCGGCGCAGCCTCCGACGGATCCGCCGCCAGCGGCACCTACACCTTCTGGGACCCGTACCCCCAGTTCGACGCCTCCTCCGACTGGACGAAGCTCGTCGAGCAGTGCGGCACGGAGGCCGGCGTCACCGTCGAGCGCACCGGCTACGACACGTCCGACCTCACGAGCAAGGCGCTCCTCGCCGGCCAGCAGGGCAACTCGCCCGACCTCCTGCTCGTCGACAACCCCGTCGTCTCGACGCTCGCCGAGGGCGGCCTGCTCACGACGACCGAGGAGACCGGCGCCGACGTGTCCGGCTTCGAGGAGAACATCCTCGCGGCCGGCCAGCTCGGTAGCGACACCTTCGGTGTCCCCATCGGCGCCAACACCCTGGCGCTCTACTACAACAAGACGGTGCTGGCGAAGGCGGGGGTGGATCCCGCCACCATCACCAACTGGGCGTCGCTCACCGCGGCGCTCGAGAAGGTCACGGCGTCCGGCGGCAAGGGCATCACGTTCTCGGCCATCGGCACGGAGGAGGGCAGCTTCCAGTTCCTGCCGTACTTCTGGGGGTCCGGAGCCGACCTCACCGACATCTCCTCCGACGACGCCGTCTCGGCGCTCACCCTCTGGACCGACTGGGTGAAGGAGGGCCTCGCGCCGAACAGCGTCATCGGCAACACGCAGACCACGTCGTGGCAGGAGTTCCTCACCGGCGAGTACGCGTTCGGCGAGAACGGCACCTGGCAGCTGCAGGGGGTGAAGGACTCCGGGATCGACTACGGGATCCTCTCCATCCCGGGGCGCGACGGCGGCTCCGCCCCCGCGCCCACCGGCGGCGAGTTCCTGACGGTGCCCGTGCAGCGGGACCAGGCGCGCTACGACGTCTCGAAGCGGATCCAGGCCTGCCTCACGAGCACCGACAACCTCGTCGCCACCGACACGACGCTGTCCTACGTCGCCCCGACCGCGGAGGCGCAGCAGGCGCAGGTGGCGACGGACCCGGACCTCGAGCCGTGGGTGACCGCGGTCGGCGAGGCCAAGGGCCGGACGAGCGACGACCTCGGCACGAAGTACCCGCGCATCTCCGAGCAGCTCTGGAAGGCCGTGCAGAACAGCCTCAGCGGGGCGGCCAGCCCGCAGGACGCGCTCGACGAGGCCCAGAAGGCCGCCGAGTCGGCGAACGGCTGA
- a CDS encoding carbohydrate ABC transporter permease, with the protein MSAHTIDRRDAAPSGRVRDVADPPRRGRDARRPDGRRPRRVGPRQLTAWAFLVPVVVYLAVFYAYPLIRNVDLSVRDYTVRSFLDGSAPFIGLDNFARVVQSPTFGPALANTLTFTLVSIAFQFTIGMALAVFFFQRFRLSATLRALFLVPWLLPLIVSASTWSWMLNSESGIVNAVIRALGGGQVNWLTSPQWALASVIVANIWIGIPFNLVILYSGLQNIPGELYEAASLDGATSWQRFRRITFPLLAPVSAITILLGLVYTLKVFDIIWIMTRGGPGDTSTTFAIWSYQLGFGSTLPTFGPAAAVGNLLIVMALVCGLVYLRVQRKQES; encoded by the coding sequence ATGAGCGCCCACACCATCGACCGCCGCGACGCGGCGCCCTCGGGGCGGGTCCGCGACGTCGCGGACCCGCCCCGCCGGGGCCGCGACGCGCGCCGGCCCGACGGCCGACGGCCCCGCCGCGTGGGGCCCCGGCAGCTCACGGCGTGGGCGTTCCTCGTCCCCGTCGTCGTCTACCTCGCGGTCTTCTACGCGTACCCGCTCATCCGGAACGTCGACCTGTCCGTGCGCGATTACACGGTGCGCTCCTTCCTCGACGGATCGGCGCCGTTCATCGGCCTCGACAACTTCGCGCGCGTCGTCCAGAGCCCGACCTTCGGCCCGGCGCTCGCGAACACGCTCACCTTCACGCTCGTCTCCATCGCCTTCCAGTTCACGATCGGCATGGCGCTCGCGGTCTTCTTCTTCCAGAGGTTCCGGCTCTCGGCGACGCTGCGGGCGCTGTTCCTCGTGCCGTGGCTCCTGCCGCTCATCGTGAGCGCGTCGACCTGGTCGTGGATGCTCAACAGCGAGAGCGGCATCGTCAACGCGGTCATCCGCGCGCTCGGCGGCGGTCAGGTCAACTGGCTCACGTCGCCGCAGTGGGCGCTCGCCTCGGTCATCGTCGCGAACATCTGGATCGGGATCCCCTTCAACCTCGTGATCCTCTACAGCGGCCTGCAGAACATCCCCGGCGAGCTCTACGAGGCGGCGTCGCTCGACGGCGCGACCTCGTGGCAGCGCTTCCGGCGGATCACGTTCCCGCTGCTCGCGCCGGTGTCGGCGATCACGATCCTGCTGGGCCTCGTCTACACGCTGAAGGTGTTCGACATCATCTGGATCATGACCCGCGGCGGCCCCGGGGATACCTCGACGACCTTCGCCATCTGGTCCTACCAGCTCGGCTTCGGCTCGACGCTGCCGACCTTCGGGCCGGCCGCCGCGGTCGGCAACCTCCTCATCGTCATGGCCCTCGTCTGCGGCCTCGTCTACCTGCGCGTGCAGAGGAAGCAGGAGAGCTGA
- a CDS encoding carbohydrate ABC transporter permease has translation MLFPVYWMVNVSLTPTDRMRQSPPQLFPSTPTLDGYAAVVRDQLPYLGTSLVVGLGTVIVTIALSAPAAYSLAKLRPVGGGALGFVMIVAQMIPQVIMAMGFYAIYLNAGILNQWWGLIIADSTLAVPFGVLIFTAFMRGIPDELLSAAELDGAGTWRTFVSIVLPVSRNSVVTVGLFAFLWAWSDFVFSSTLNSGGTAQTITLGIYRYIGNNNQEWNSIMATAVVASIPATVLLVVAQRYVAAGVTAGAVKD, from the coding sequence ATGCTCTTCCCCGTCTACTGGATGGTGAACGTCTCGCTGACGCCGACGGACCGGATGCGGCAGAGCCCGCCGCAGCTGTTCCCCTCGACGCCGACCCTCGACGGCTACGCGGCCGTGGTGCGCGACCAGCTCCCGTACCTCGGCACGAGCCTGGTGGTCGGCCTCGGCACCGTGATCGTGACCATCGCGCTCTCGGCGCCGGCCGCCTACTCGCTCGCCAAGCTGCGGCCCGTCGGCGGGGGAGCGCTCGGCTTCGTGATGATCGTGGCCCAGATGATCCCGCAGGTGATCATGGCGATGGGCTTCTACGCGATCTACCTCAACGCCGGGATCCTGAACCAGTGGTGGGGCCTGATCATCGCCGACAGCACGCTCGCCGTGCCCTTCGGCGTGCTCATCTTCACCGCCTTCATGCGCGGGATCCCGGACGAGCTGCTGTCCGCGGCCGAGCTCGACGGCGCCGGCACCTGGCGCACGTTCGTCTCGATCGTGCTGCCCGTGAGCCGCAACTCCGTCGTGACCGTCGGCCTCTTCGCCTTCCTGTGGGCGTGGTCGGACTTCGTCTTCTCGTCCACCCTCAACAGCGGCGGCACGGCGCAGACCATCACGCTCGGCATCTACCGCTACATCGGCAACAACAACCAGGAGTGGAACTCGATCATGGCCACCGCCGTCGTCGCCTCCATCCCCGCGACCGTCCTGCTGGTCGTGGCGCAGCGCTACGTGGCCGCGGGCGTGACCGCCGGCGCCGTCAAGGACTGA
- a CDS encoding glycoside hydrolase family 127 protein, with protein sequence MTTTSTADPSASASRDGHPDRPGGPVAPSRSRLTPLDASEIRLVDGFWAERQRLNADVILRHCEEWMERIGWTSNLDRSASGEEGWEHAGIEFVDSEIHKLLEGMAWELGRPVDAADGAGTAAHVDLADRFARLVSRVAAAQDPDGYLHTSFGRPWQRPRYSDLEWGHELYSMGHLIQAGVAAHRTGASDELVGVVRRVADHLWETFGPEGRVAVCGHPEVEVALVELGRALEEPRYVELARLFVERRGHGLLGPIEYGAEYFQDDVPVRDADVLRGHAVRALYLAAGALDVAVETGDAGLADAVRRQWEETVRTRTYVTGGMGSHHQDEAFGADFELPPDRAYAETCAGIASNMLSWRLLLQEDDPRYADLIERTLLNTVLASPREDGRAFFYTNTLHQRTPGVAPDEDVVNARALASLRAPWFEVSCCPTNVARTLASMELTFATRSAEGVQIHQLGSYDVDTTLDDGTRVALSVRSGYPYAGDVAVTFREDTDREVELAVRIPAWARTATVTEPGGSPVEVRGRRTVVRRRFRAGDTVAVELPVTARFVAPDPRIDAVRGQVAVERGPLVLALESVDLSSGEVGDVVVDTATPPERTGRGARVRLSRAIADPAAWPYAEADRRADRVEDLGLVDLVPYASWANRGPSTMRVWIPAAPDGR encoded by the coding sequence GTGACCACCACCTCCACCGCCGACCCGTCCGCCTCCGCCTCCCGGGACGGGCATCCCGACCGCCCCGGTGGGCCCGTCGCGCCGTCGCGGTCGCGGCTGACCCCGCTCGACGCGTCCGAGATCCGCCTCGTCGACGGCTTCTGGGCCGAGCGGCAGCGGCTCAACGCCGACGTGATCCTCCGCCACTGCGAGGAGTGGATGGAGCGGATCGGCTGGACCTCGAACCTCGACCGCTCGGCGTCGGGGGAGGAGGGGTGGGAGCACGCGGGCATCGAGTTCGTCGACTCGGAGATCCACAAGCTGCTCGAGGGCATGGCGTGGGAGCTGGGCCGGCCCGTCGACGCCGCGGACGGCGCGGGCACGGCCGCGCACGTGGACCTGGCCGACCGGTTCGCGCGGCTCGTGTCGCGCGTGGCGGCCGCGCAGGATCCCGACGGCTACCTCCACACGTCGTTCGGCCGCCCGTGGCAGCGCCCCCGCTACTCCGACCTCGAGTGGGGCCACGAGCTGTACTCGATGGGGCACCTGATCCAGGCGGGCGTCGCGGCGCACCGCACGGGCGCGTCGGACGAGCTCGTCGGCGTGGTCCGTCGCGTCGCCGACCACCTCTGGGAGACGTTCGGGCCCGAGGGCCGGGTCGCCGTGTGCGGGCACCCCGAGGTGGAGGTCGCGCTCGTGGAGCTCGGCCGCGCGCTGGAGGAGCCGCGGTACGTGGAGCTCGCGCGCCTGTTCGTCGAGCGGCGCGGGCACGGGCTCCTCGGGCCGATCGAGTACGGCGCCGAGTACTTCCAGGACGACGTGCCCGTGCGGGACGCCGACGTGCTCCGCGGCCATGCGGTGCGCGCGCTCTACCTCGCGGCCGGCGCCCTCGACGTCGCCGTCGAGACGGGGGACGCGGGGCTCGCCGACGCCGTTCGCCGCCAGTGGGAGGAGACCGTCCGCACCCGCACGTACGTGACGGGCGGCATGGGATCCCACCACCAGGACGAGGCGTTCGGCGCGGACTTCGAGCTGCCGCCGGACCGCGCCTACGCGGAGACCTGCGCGGGCATCGCCTCGAACATGCTGTCGTGGCGGCTGCTCCTGCAGGAGGACGACCCTCGCTACGCCGACCTCATCGAGCGCACCCTGCTCAACACCGTGCTCGCCTCCCCCCGGGAGGACGGCCGCGCCTTCTTCTACACGAACACGCTGCACCAGCGGACCCCCGGCGTCGCGCCCGACGAGGACGTGGTCAACGCGCGCGCACTCGCGAGCCTCCGGGCGCCGTGGTTCGAGGTGTCGTGCTGCCCCACGAACGTCGCCCGGACGCTCGCGAGCATGGAGCTGACCTTCGCGACGCGCTCGGCGGAGGGCGTGCAGATCCACCAGCTCGGCTCCTACGACGTCGACACGACGCTCGACGACGGCACGCGCGTCGCCCTGTCGGTGCGCAGCGGCTACCCGTACGCCGGCGACGTGGCCGTCACGTTCCGCGAGGACACGGACCGCGAGGTCGAGCTCGCCGTGCGCATCCCCGCGTGGGCCCGCACCGCGACGGTCACCGAGCCGGGCGGCTCCCCCGTCGAGGTCCGCGGACGGCGGACGGTCGTGCGGCGTCGCTTCCGCGCGGGGGACACGGTGGCCGTGGAGCTGCCGGTGACCGCACGGTTCGTGGCGCCGGATCCGCGCATCGACGCGGTCCGCGGCCAGGTCGCGGTCGAGCGCGGGCCGCTCGTGCTCGCGCTGGAGTCGGTCGATCTGTCCTCCGGCGAGGTGGGCGACGTGGTCGTCGACACGGCGACGCCGCCGGAACGGACCGGGCGCGGCGCGCGGGTGCGGCTCTCCCGCGCGATCGCGGATCCGGCCGCCTGGCCCTACGCGGAGGCCGACAGGCGCGCCGACCGCGTCGAGGACCTCGGCCTCGTCGACCTCGTGCCGTACGCCTCCTGGGCGAACCGCGGCCCGTCGACCATGCGGGTCTGGATCCCCGCCGCCCCCGACGGCCGCTGA
- the arfA gene encoding arabinosylfuranosidase ArfA, with amino-acid sequence MTDASTSPDARIAIDRTAVVAPVNRRTFGSFVEHLGRCVYDGIYEPGHPTANADGFRGDVVDLVKELGTSTIRYPGGNFVSGYRWEDGVGPREDRPKRLDLAWHSLETNEVGLDEFARWCELTGSELMMAVNLGTRGVLEALDILEYSNHPGGTALSDQRIANGSPEPHNVRMWCLGNEMDGDWQVGNMTAEDYGTLAGRTARAMKMVDPTLELVACGSSGSGMPTFGEWERTVLEKTYDSVDFISAHAYYQERKGDLGSFLASSLDMEYFIRTVVASADQVKYRRKSDKTINISFDEWNVWYLDEHQESGVITEGWPYAPHLLEDVYSVADAVVLGNLMITLLKHSDRVTSASLAQLVNVIAPIMTETGGGAWRQTTFFPFSVTSRLAQGEVLKPRIDVGTYETEVHGTAPLVDSVATFDEATGRAAVFLVNRSLSDALTIEVDVAGLAVSEVLEAVGIHDEDAYAKNTFEDRERVGLTPNASASLAAGTLTITLPPVSWTAVSLG; translated from the coding sequence ATGACCGACGCCTCCACGTCGCCCGACGCCCGCATCGCGATCGACCGCACCGCGGTCGTCGCCCCCGTGAACCGCCGCACGTTCGGCTCCTTCGTTGAGCACCTCGGCCGCTGCGTCTACGACGGGATCTACGAGCCCGGCCACCCCACCGCGAACGCCGACGGCTTCCGCGGCGACGTCGTCGACCTCGTCAAGGAGCTCGGCACGAGCACCATCCGCTACCCCGGCGGCAACTTCGTCTCCGGCTACCGCTGGGAGGACGGCGTCGGCCCCCGCGAGGACCGCCCGAAGCGCCTCGACCTCGCCTGGCACTCGCTCGAGACCAACGAGGTCGGCCTCGACGAGTTCGCGCGCTGGTGCGAGCTCACCGGCAGCGAGCTGATGATGGCCGTGAACCTCGGCACGCGCGGCGTGCTCGAGGCCCTCGACATCCTCGAGTACTCCAACCACCCGGGCGGCACCGCCCTCTCCGACCAGCGCATCGCCAACGGATCCCCCGAGCCCCACAACGTGAGGATGTGGTGCCTCGGCAACGAGATGGACGGCGACTGGCAGGTCGGCAACATGACCGCCGAGGACTACGGCACGCTCGCCGGCCGCACCGCCCGCGCCATGAAGATGGTCGACCCGACCCTCGAGCTCGTCGCGTGCGGCAGCAGCGGATCCGGCATGCCGACCTTCGGCGAGTGGGAGCGGACCGTGCTGGAGAAGACCTACGACTCGGTCGACTTCATCTCCGCCCACGCCTACTACCAGGAGCGCAAGGGCGACCTCGGCAGCTTCCTCGCCTCGTCGCTCGACATGGAGTACTTCATCCGCACGGTCGTCGCGTCCGCCGACCAGGTCAAGTACCGCCGCAAGAGCGACAAGACCATCAACATCTCCTTCGACGAGTGGAACGTCTGGTACCTCGACGAGCACCAGGAGTCCGGCGTCATCACGGAGGGCTGGCCCTACGCGCCGCACCTGCTCGAGGACGTCTACTCGGTGGCGGACGCGGTCGTGCTGGGCAACCTCATGATCACGCTGCTCAAGCACAGCGACCGTGTCACGTCTGCCAGCCTCGCGCAGCTCGTGAACGTGATCGCGCCGATCATGACGGAGACCGGCGGCGGCGCCTGGCGCCAGACCACCTTCTTCCCGTTCTCGGTCACGAGCCGGCTCGCGCAGGGCGAGGTGCTGAAGCCGCGGATCGACGTGGGCACGTACGAGACCGAGGTGCACGGCACCGCGCCGCTCGTCGACTCCGTCGCGACCTTCGACGAGGCCACCGGCCGAGCCGCGGTCTTCCTCGTGAACCGCAGCCTGTCCGACGCGCTCACGATCGAGGTCGACGTCGCCGGGCTCGCGGTCTCCGAGGTGCTCGAGGCCGTGGGGATCCACGACGAGGACGCCTACGCGAAGAACACCTTCGAGGACCGCGAGCGCGTGGGCCTGACGCCGAACGCGTCGGCGTCGCTCGCCGCCGGCACCCTCACGATCACGCTGCCGCCCGTGTCGTGGACGGCCGTGTCGCTCGGCTAG
- a CDS encoding Lsr2 dimerization domain-containing protein, producing MSDDVDPRGEDERDDATGGATPTATEAVRFGLDGVVHEIDLDPAGARALRAALAPYVAAGRRTTVTITPIRDEPARPASGMTAAAAPTGERAAARAWLEANGHRLGPGGRISATLMTIYRSRDGR from the coding sequence ATGAGCGACGACGTGGATCCGCGCGGCGAGGACGAGCGTGACGACGCGACAGGCGGCGCGACACCCACCGCCACCGAGGCGGTGCGCTTCGGGCTCGACGGCGTCGTGCACGAGATCGACCTCGACCCCGCCGGCGCGCGCGCCCTCCGCGCCGCGCTCGCGCCGTACGTCGCCGCCGGGCGCCGCACGACCGTGACGATCACGCCGATCCGCGACGAACCGGCCCGCCCCGCCAGCGGCATGACCGCCGCCGCCGCCCCGACGGGCGAGCGCGCCGCCGCCCGCGCCTGGCTCGAGGCGAACGGCCATCGACTCGGCCCGGGCGGCCGCATCTCGGCGACGCTCATGACGATCTACCGGAGCCGCGACGGGCGCTGA
- a CDS encoding GTP-binding protein, producing the protein MDPHRNARPPVVRGGLAVMLVSASGLEAASRVAAAAVDAPASAPPAVVEAPGGDSGDLGADIADGLIADADDGRTGLAVVALDPAADPLEVALVLEHVVEARHPGSTHIGILDVVAVSSVAEIRDLLLEPGDADATPFDAAERLAARLECASVVVLDDLDPERPAPDARRTVALLAHLAPDARVVATADRGSLVPAPLRIGRQRARRLAAGMGWQVALAGEAAPTAADGMGVHVFRDPRPFHPGRLHTAVAHDLVPGPVGRIVRSRGLVRLATRPATVGSWATAGDVLSLDPTGMRSWDADSPAGQEIAFVGEHLDGGLLDRILGACLLDAAELVAGPAEWHGYADPFPVWDTEHRH; encoded by the coding sequence ATGGATCCCCACCGGAACGCCCGCCCGCCCGTCGTCCGCGGCGGGCTGGCCGTCATGCTCGTCTCCGCGAGCGGACTCGAGGCCGCATCGCGCGTCGCCGCGGCGGCGGTCGACGCACCCGCGTCGGCCCCGCCCGCCGTGGTCGAGGCACCGGGCGGCGACAGCGGCGACCTCGGCGCGGACATCGCCGACGGCCTCATCGCGGACGCCGACGACGGGCGCACCGGGCTCGCGGTCGTCGCGCTCGATCCGGCGGCCGATCCGCTCGAGGTCGCGCTCGTGCTGGAGCACGTCGTCGAGGCGCGGCACCCCGGATCCACGCACATCGGCATCCTCGACGTGGTCGCGGTCTCCTCCGTCGCCGAGATCCGCGACCTGCTGCTCGAGCCAGGAGACGCCGACGCGACGCCGTTCGACGCGGCCGAGCGGCTGGCCGCGCGGCTCGAGTGCGCGAGCGTCGTGGTGCTCGACGACCTGGATCCCGAACGCCCCGCCCCCGACGCCCGCCGTACCGTCGCCCTGCTCGCGCACCTGGCCCCTGACGCCCGCGTCGTCGCCACGGCCGACCGTGGCTCGCTCGTGCCGGCGCCCCTCCGCATCGGACGGCAGCGGGCCAGGCGGCTCGCCGCGGGCATGGGCTGGCAGGTCGCGCTCGCGGGTGAAGCCGCCCCGACGGCCGCCGACGGGATGGGCGTGCATGTCTTCCGCGATCCGCGCCCGTTCCACCCCGGCCGCCTGCACACCGCCGTCGCGCACGACCTGGTGCCCGGGCCGGTCGGCCGGATCGTCCGCTCGCGCGGCCTGGTGCGCCTCGCGACCCGGCCCGCGACCGTCGGATCGTGGGCGACCGCGGGCGACGTGCTGAGCCTCGACCCGACCGGCATGCGCAGCTGGGACGCTGACTCGCCCGCCGGGCAGGAGATCGCGTTCGTCGGCGAGCACCTCGACGGCGGACTGCTCGACCGGATCCTCGGCGCCTGCCTCCTCGACGCGGCCGAGCTGGTCGCGGGGCCTGCCGAGTGGCACGGCTACGCGGACCCCTTCCCCGTGTGGGACACCGAGCACCGGCACTGA
- a CDS encoding glycosyltransferase, with the protein MPATEAPLRILFSFARGRGHLGPMLPLAHAARVAGHETALCGARSVVRDQTGFDHLHAREVSTMPSTADATWREGGTGILTPVTSSGLLANVAPYFLGDSAREARDAVVGITTAWAADVVVCDGQDFGAMIAAEVVGIPCVVVEVFATAPDAWLERLREPMRAFRAEAGLEPDPELRGAHGALTVVPFPPALRGDRAPRGPMTRMRPEAPQPGSDHPAIAWLAAGDEEHRVYATLGTVFNRASGDLLPRIIAALESLPVRALVTTGPEIDPAGFPTGSPRVRVERYVPQDGALAVSDLVVTHGGSGTMTQALSHGVPLLVLPLGADHLPNGERVRGLGAGAMLDARATSAELAAAIGDAVAEPALRDGAAVVAAEMRALPSPAEVVRRIEALAR; encoded by the coding sequence ATGCCCGCGACCGAGGCGCCCCTGCGCATCCTCTTCTCCTTCGCCCGCGGGCGCGGCCACCTCGGCCCGATGCTGCCGCTCGCGCACGCGGCCAGGGTCGCCGGCCACGAGACCGCCCTCTGCGGCGCGCGGTCGGTGGTCCGCGACCAGACCGGCTTCGACCACCTCCACGCGCGCGAGGTGTCGACGATGCCGTCGACGGCCGACGCCACCTGGCGGGAGGGTGGGACCGGGATCCTCACGCCCGTCACCTCCTCCGGCCTGCTGGCGAACGTCGCGCCGTACTTCCTCGGCGACAGCGCCCGCGAGGCGCGCGACGCCGTCGTCGGGATCACCACCGCATGGGCGGCGGACGTCGTGGTCTGCGACGGGCAGGACTTCGGGGCGATGATCGCGGCGGAGGTCGTCGGCATCCCGTGCGTCGTCGTCGAGGTGTTCGCGACCGCGCCCGACGCCTGGCTCGAACGGCTCCGCGAGCCGATGCGGGCGTTCCGGGCGGAGGCTGGCCTGGAGCCCGATCCGGAGCTGCGCGGGGCGCACGGCGCCCTCACGGTGGTGCCGTTCCCACCCGCGCTCCGCGGCGATCGCGCACCGCGGGGCCCGATGACGCGCATGCGCCCCGAGGCGCCGCAGCCGGGGAGCGACCACCCCGCCATCGCCTGGCTCGCGGCGGGCGACGAGGAGCACCGCGTCTACGCGACGCTCGGCACCGTCTTCAACCGCGCGTCCGGCGACCTGCTCCCGCGGATCATCGCCGCGCTCGAGTCGCTCCCGGTGCGCGCGCTGGTCACCACCGGGCCCGAGATCGACCCCGCGGGGTTCCCGACCGGCAGCCCGCGCGTCCGCGTCGAGCGGTACGTGCCGCAGGACGGAGCGCTCGCCGTGTCCGACCTCGTCGTGACGCACGGCGGATCCGGCACCATGACGCAGGCGCTCTCCCACGGCGTGCCCCTGCTCGTGCTCCCGCTCGGCGCCGACCATCTGCCGAACGGCGAGCGCGTCCGGGGCCTGGGGGCCGGCGCGATGCTCGACGCCCGGGCCACGTCGGCGGAGCTCGCGGCGGCCATCGGCGACGCGGTCGCGGAACCGGCCCTCCGTGACGGCGCCGCCGTGGTGGCTGCGGAGATGCGCGCGTTGCCGTCACCCGCCGAGGTCGTCCGGCGCATCGAGGCGCTCGCGCGCTGA